A window from Alkalicoccobacillus plakortidis encodes these proteins:
- a CDS encoding SpoVA/SpoVAEb family sporulation membrane protein, whose product MEYLMAFLIGGSICFIGQCLLVFARVTPVQCLAILVIIGACLDGFHLYDSLLLLSEAGAIIPVTSIGHALVHGAMSEGGDHGFLGIGTGLFTLASTSIFFSIVISFGVALIFKPRG is encoded by the coding sequence ATGGAATATTTGATGGCATTCCTCATCGGTGGCAGCATTTGTTTTATTGGACAATGTTTGCTTGTTTTTGCTCGAGTGACACCCGTACAATGCCTTGCCATTCTAGTTATCATTGGTGCTTGCTTAGATGGTTTCCACTTATATGACTCATTGCTTTTGTTATCAGAGGCTGGAGCAATTATTCCTGTTACGAGTATTGGCCACGCTCTTGTACATGGGGCAATGAGTGAAGGTGGAGATCATGGCTTTTTAGGAATAGGGACAGGGTTGTTTACTCTCGCTTCCACTAGTATCTTTTTTTCCATTGTCATTAGTTTTGGAGTTGCGTTGATATTTAAACCAAGGGGGTGA
- a CDS encoding stage V sporulation protein AE — translation MQQKRDVIYITDGDAAAKKTVEWVARELGCRSISASAGNPSFLSGQDLLTLILQTPDKPILVMFDDCGYRDEGPGEALMRFLHKCEEIQVLGAVAVASATHSSEWSNVHFSIDRYGEVTHFGVDKEGLADIEINRINGDTVYILDELKLPVVIGIGDIGKMRGQDDVKKGCPVTKKAVQLILERSGYLDTGL, via the coding sequence GTGCAGCAAAAACGAGATGTAATCTATATCACAGATGGAGATGCTGCCGCAAAAAAGACAGTAGAGTGGGTGGCAAGAGAGCTAGGATGCAGAAGCATAAGTGCTTCTGCAGGAAATCCCTCATTTTTATCTGGACAAGATTTATTAACCCTTATTCTCCAAACTCCAGACAAACCTATATTAGTAATGTTTGATGATTGTGGCTATCGAGATGAGGGTCCTGGCGAGGCGTTAATGCGCTTTCTGCATAAATGTGAGGAGATTCAAGTACTTGGAGCTGTAGCCGTTGCCTCCGCAACTCATTCAAGTGAGTGGTCAAATGTACACTTTAGCATTGATCGTTATGGTGAAGTGACCCATTTTGGAGTAGATAAAGAAGGGCTTGCAGATATCGAGATCAATCGAATAAATGGAGACACCGTGTATATTTTAGATGAATTAAAGCTACCTGTTGTGATTGGAATTGGTGATATTGGAAAAATGAGAGGTCAGGATGATGTGAAAAAAGGGTGCCCTGTAACAAAAAAAGCCGTTCAACTGATTCTTGAAAGGAGTGGATACCTTGACACAGGATTATAA
- a CDS encoding spore germination protein: MTQDYKKKEEKFSESYTENRERLKDRLALDISFDVGVRDLTILGKQIGIYYVTGLTDNEYLIEILKELMDLDARGRKTSDVHKAIENHLTHVQVEQTDSMDDAITQMLSGLVFVLLEGSTNVFVVDVRNYPGRGPEEPDTERVVRGARDGYTENIIMNTGLTRRRIRDERLRHEILQVGVRSKTDICVSYIEGIADPDLVNIVKKELKAINIDGITMADKVVEEYIVKQGYNPFPLVRYTERPDVAATHLLEGHIVLIVDTTPSVIITPTTLFHHVQHAEEYRQSAAVGSFLRFMRFTGIMFSLFILPFWLLLATNQDLLPQSLEFIGPEETKHIPIVLQIVFGEMGIELLRMAAIHTPSPLATALGLVAALLIGDMAVQVGYLTPEVILYVSLGAIGMFATPSYELGVALRMVRYLFLFSVAFFKVPGLVIAFLVFVLFLCSTKPFNKPYLWPFLPFSPPEMWQILIRATVPSLKWRPSIVNPQDKIRQKEENSQ; this comes from the coding sequence TTGACACAGGATTATAAAAAGAAAGAAGAGAAATTTTCGGAGTCTTATACAGAGAACCGTGAAAGGTTAAAAGACCGATTAGCATTAGATATTTCATTTGATGTTGGAGTCCGTGACCTGACGATCCTTGGTAAACAAATTGGAATCTATTATGTAACAGGTCTAACAGACAATGAGTATCTGATTGAAATTTTAAAAGAACTCATGGACCTTGACGCTAGAGGACGAAAAACTAGTGATGTTCATAAAGCGATCGAAAATCACCTAACTCATGTTCAAGTTGAGCAGACAGATTCAATGGATGATGCCATTACACAAATGCTTTCGGGTCTTGTTTTTGTTCTTCTTGAAGGTTCAACGAATGTTTTTGTTGTAGATGTGAGGAATTATCCTGGTCGAGGGCCTGAAGAGCCGGATACTGAACGGGTAGTACGTGGCGCAAGAGATGGATATACTGAAAATATAATTATGAATACAGGATTAACGAGAAGACGAATCCGTGATGAACGTTTAAGGCATGAAATTCTTCAAGTTGGCGTTCGTTCTAAAACGGACATTTGTGTTTCATATATAGAAGGAATAGCGGATCCAGATTTAGTGAACATCGTAAAGAAAGAATTAAAAGCGATCAATATTGATGGCATAACAATGGCAGATAAAGTAGTAGAAGAGTATATTGTCAAACAGGGCTATAATCCTTTTCCGCTTGTAAGGTACACAGAGCGTCCGGACGTTGCAGCCACTCATTTACTTGAGGGGCATATTGTATTAATTGTCGATACAACACCGAGTGTTATTATTACACCAACGACTTTATTTCATCATGTGCAACATGCAGAGGAATACAGACAATCTGCGGCGGTAGGTAGTTTTCTACGATTTATGAGATTTACAGGAATCATGTTTTCACTCTTTATTTTACCGTTTTGGTTATTACTCGCTACAAACCAAGATCTTCTCCCGCAATCACTGGAGTTTATCGGTCCTGAGGAAACAAAACATATTCCCATTGTCCTCCAGATTGTTTTTGGTGAAATGGGTATTGAGTTATTAAGAATGGCAGCGATACATACACCTTCACCACTTGCAACGGCATTAGGATTAGTGGCAGCTTTACTAATAGGTGATATGGCTGTCCAAGTAGGGTATCTCACTCCTGAAGTGATTTTGTATGTCTCTTTAGGTGCAATTGGCATGTTTGCGACCCCAAGCTATGAGCTAGGAGTTGCTCTCCGAATGGTTCGCTATCTCTTTTTGTTCTCGGTTGCCTTTTTTAAAGTGCCAGGATTGGTTATTGCCTTTCTAGTATTTGTACTGTTTCTTTGCTCAACCAAACCGTTTAATAAGCCTTATCTGTGGCCGTTTCTGCCGTTCTCTCCTCCAGAAATGTGGCAAATCCTGATACGTGCAACTGTGCCTTCACTTAAGTGGAGACCTTCGATTGTGAATCCACAAGACAAAATCCGTCAAAAGGAAGAAAACTCTCAATAG
- a CDS encoding peptidylprolyl isomerase, translated as MKKGHIAFENGEKLVIEFYPEAAPGHVENFEKLANSGFYNGLTFHRVIPGFVAQGGDPAGNGTGGPGYTIKCETEGNPHKHVKGALSMAHVGKDTGGSQFFVVHESQPHLDGVHTVFGQVIEGEDLITRIKQGDVMSDVKVWEE; from the coding sequence ATGAAAAAAGGACACATTGCATTTGAAAACGGCGAAAAATTAGTTATTGAATTTTATCCAGAAGCAGCACCAGGACACGTTGAGAACTTTGAAAAACTAGCGAACAGCGGTTTTTATAACGGACTAACGTTCCACCGTGTTATTCCTGGTTTTGTTGCACAAGGCGGAGACCCTGCTGGTAACGGTACAGGCGGCCCTGGCTACACAATCAAATGTGAAACAGAAGGAAACCCACACAAACACGTGAAGGGTGCACTATCTATGGCTCACGTTGGTAAAGATACAGGCGGCAGCCAATTCTTCGTTGTTCACGAATCACAACCTCACCTTGATGGCGTTCACACTGTTTTTGGACAAGTGATCGAAGGCGAAGACCTTATTACTCGCATCAAGCAAGGCGATGTAATGAGCGACGTTAAAGTTTGGGAAGAATAA
- a CDS encoding GNAT family N-acetyltransferase — MIYKNSVEKISPEMLKGFFVDWPDHPTPETHLKLLLNSSHVVIALDENTNKVVGFITAISDGVLSAYIPFLEVLPEYKNKGIGKQLVERMLNELDQIYMVDLCCDDDLVPYYEKYGMTKSNAMLIRNYTMQSGSTN; from the coding sequence ATGATCTATAAAAACAGTGTTGAGAAGATTTCGCCTGAGATGTTAAAGGGATTTTTTGTGGATTGGCCAGACCATCCTACGCCAGAAACCCACTTAAAACTGTTACTAAACAGCAGTCATGTGGTTATTGCGTTAGATGAAAATACAAACAAAGTCGTTGGCTTTATAACAGCCATAAGCGATGGTGTTTTATCTGCCTACATTCCATTCCTAGAAGTATTGCCAGAGTATAAAAACAAAGGCATTGGCAAGCAGTTAGTAGAACGTATGTTAAATGAGCTTGATCAAATTTATATGGTTGATTTGTGTTGTGATGACGACTTAGTTCCTTATTATGAGAAATACGGAATGACAAAATCAAATGCGATGCTCATCAGAAATTACACTATGCAATCAGGTAGTACAAACTAA
- a CDS encoding RDD family protein — protein MNATFFIRLKAFMYDYILLFLYLVLLFIVNVFLFPGLQNFFSGSLITAQLTGFIMVTLPISIYFIISDSNIIGQSFGKKKARIQVVGENGESPSVFRITCRTILKFLPWELSHFLVYRLVSIGDGDVPVTYYLIGGLVYLLMFIYIGTAIFTKKKQSLYDLLTKTYVIRENTRPNQ, from the coding sequence GTGAATGCGACTTTTTTCATTCGATTAAAAGCTTTTATGTATGATTACATCCTATTATTTTTATACTTAGTGCTTCTATTTATCGTGAATGTCTTCCTTTTTCCTGGCTTACAAAACTTTTTTTCCGGTTCACTGATCACGGCTCAGCTAACAGGATTTATAATGGTCACCTTACCTATTTCTATTTATTTCATCATAAGTGATTCAAACATAATCGGACAGTCATTCGGTAAAAAGAAAGCTCGCATCCAAGTAGTAGGAGAAAATGGCGAATCTCCGTCTGTTTTTCGTATAACATGCAGAACTATTTTAAAATTCTTACCATGGGAACTGTCACACTTTCTTGTTTATCGACTTGTCTCAATTGGTGATGGGGATGTTCCTGTCACGTATTACCTAATCGGCGGACTGGTCTATTTACTTATGTTTATTTATATCGGTACAGCGATTTTCACTAAAAAGAAACAATCCTTGTACGACCTACTGACCAAAACGTATGTGATAAGAGAAAACACACGACCGAATCAATAA
- a CDS encoding cytidine deaminase, producing the protein MKTVPLNPDDLLLVEEAKQKISNLYEENKHHVGAALRTSTGKIISGVHLEAYIGRVAICAEAITIGSMISSGEKEFTTIVAVLHPSSDEQDQEVKVVSPCGICRELIADYSPKCMVIIEEGRSLIKVPIQSLLPFKYSRED; encoded by the coding sequence ATGAAGACAGTGCCACTAAATCCAGACGATTTGTTGTTAGTTGAGGAAGCAAAGCAAAAAATCTCCAATCTCTATGAAGAAAACAAACATCATGTTGGAGCTGCATTACGCACAAGCACTGGTAAGATCATATCTGGGGTTCATCTTGAAGCCTATATCGGTAGAGTTGCTATTTGTGCTGAAGCGATAACCATCGGAAGCATGATCTCAAGCGGAGAAAAGGAGTTCACTACAATTGTTGCTGTTTTACATCCATCCTCAGATGAACAAGACCAAGAAGTAAAAGTTGTGAGTCCATGTGGGATTTGTCGAGAATTAATTGCTGATTATTCTCCAAAATGCATGGTTATTATTGAGGAAGGCCGTTCTCTTATAAAGGTGCCCATTCAATCCTTACTTCCATTTAAATATTCACGAGAAGACTAA
- the tlp gene encoding small acid-soluble spore protein Tlp, with translation MANPDNRTDNAQKIKEIINHTEQKINETEHFIAAHGDEMDDHDKQDITDKNKRRETSINSLRHEIEDES, from the coding sequence ATGGCTAATCCAGATAATCGTACAGATAACGCGCAAAAAATAAAGGAAATCATTAATCACACCGAGCAAAAAATCAACGAGACAGAGCATTTTATCGCTGCACATGGTGACGAAATGGATGATCACGATAAACAAGACATCACAGACAAAAACAAACGCAGAGAAACAAGCATAAACAGCTTACGTCATGAGATTGAAGACGAATCATAA
- a CDS encoding amidase: protein MTQLRAYMDQSVHVHPTAKGKLNELVFAVKDVFNVKGVISSVGNPDWLHTHKPAKSHAKSIELLLEQGATLKGTTHTDELMYSLNGENAHYGTPLNPSLPGHIPGGSSSGSASVAAAGDVDFSIGTDTGGSVRIPAAYCGIYGMRPTHGVVPIEGVIPLATSFDTIGWMARDPEILERVGQVLLPKQKNTGDFNRVLLPEDAWSLADKKCVEQLTPLAQIIKDSMGEEETIQLSHEGLNSWKETFRIAQAFEVWSAHGQWVKAAQPQFGPGIAERFAMAETITKEMYNHALKELAAVRENMVGLLPENTIMIVPTVPGQAPLLNLPEEQIEQRRSQTLQLSCIAGLAGLPQITIPVQTNDGPVGLSLIAWG, encoded by the coding sequence TTGACTCAACTTCGTGCGTACATGGATCAATCCGTCCACGTACATCCAACGGCAAAGGGAAAGCTGAATGAATTAGTATTTGCGGTTAAGGACGTTTTTAATGTAAAAGGAGTCATATCAAGCGTTGGTAATCCAGATTGGTTACATACACATAAACCAGCAAAAAGTCATGCGAAGTCGATTGAACTCTTATTAGAGCAAGGAGCTACCTTAAAGGGCACAACACATACAGATGAACTTATGTACAGTTTAAATGGAGAAAATGCTCATTATGGAACTCCGTTAAACCCAAGTTTGCCTGGACATATCCCAGGTGGATCTTCAAGTGGTTCTGCTTCAGTTGCAGCTGCTGGAGATGTTGATTTTTCAATAGGAACGGATACGGGTGGTTCTGTTAGAATCCCAGCAGCTTATTGTGGGATCTATGGAATGAGGCCCACTCATGGTGTTGTTCCGATTGAAGGGGTTATTCCATTGGCCACTAGCTTTGATACAATAGGTTGGATGGCGAGGGATCCAGAAATTTTGGAGCGAGTCGGTCAAGTACTTTTACCCAAACAAAAGAATACAGGTGATTTTAATCGAGTTCTTTTACCTGAGGATGCCTGGTCTTTAGCAGATAAAAAGTGTGTGGAACAGTTAACACCTCTTGCTCAAATAATAAAAGATAGTATGGGTGAGGAAGAGACGATTCAATTATCACATGAAGGGTTAAACAGTTGGAAAGAAACCTTTAGGATTGCACAAGCGTTTGAGGTATGGTCTGCTCATGGGCAATGGGTGAAAGCTGCTCAACCTCAATTTGGGCCAGGTATAGCCGAACGATTTGCCATGGCGGAGACCATCACCAAAGAGATGTATAATCATGCTTTAAAGGAATTGGCAGCTGTACGTGAGAATATGGTTGGACTACTTCCAGAGAATACGATTATGATTGTGCCAACTGTACCTGGCCAAGCACCACTACTCAATCTTCCAGAAGAGCAAATTGAACAGAGAAGATCTCAAACATTACAATTAAGCTGTATTGCAGGCTTAGCTGGATTGCCGCAGATTACGATTCCAGTACAGACTAACGATGGACCAGTAGGGCTTTCATTGATTGCTTGGGGCTAA
- a CDS encoding holin, with product MEIILMLATVISPVVLAIIELLKRTVNLPKRFLPLIAVGVGLIVGGLSFPFTDLDLAMRLWAGGLAGLSATGLFEISKNREGSTFDKHDE from the coding sequence ATGGAGATCATTCTCATGCTAGCTACAGTTATTAGTCCTGTTGTCCTTGCAATCATTGAATTGCTTAAACGAACAGTGAATCTGCCTAAACGCTTTTTACCTTTAATCGCTGTTGGAGTTGGTTTAATTGTCGGGGGATTGTCGTTTCCGTTTACTGATTTGGATCTTGCTATGCGCTTATGGGCAGGAGGTCTTGCAGGATTATCAGCTACTGGTTTGTTTGAAATAAGCAAAAATAGAGAAGGATCAACCTTCGACAAACACGATGAATGA
- a CDS encoding class I SAM-dependent methyltransferase: protein MADLGCGTGRLTTYFAKAGYQITAIDPNEEAIEEAKRKPHVEGVTWILGDSKDLKTNEYDVVIMTANVAQVFLTDSSWQEMISDVYRALKPGGHFVFDTRNPLAKVWEEWEKDTTPDLAEHLETGEQLAIYTEYEGFSEDVFTFYEIVKNVQTDEVLIHEKMQLRFRSQEDITDTLLQVGFTEVQAYDDWQFKQARSETRSFVFQGVK, encoded by the coding sequence ATCGCTGATCTTGGCTGCGGCACGGGTCGCTTAACTACATATTTTGCAAAAGCGGGCTATCAGATTACAGCCATTGATCCTAATGAAGAAGCGATAGAAGAAGCAAAAAGAAAGCCACATGTTGAAGGTGTTACGTGGATTTTAGGAGATAGTAAAGATCTCAAAACCAATGAGTACGATGTGGTTATTATGACGGCTAATGTGGCTCAGGTTTTTCTGACAGATTCAAGCTGGCAAGAGATGATTTCTGATGTCTATCGGGCATTAAAACCAGGTGGACATTTTGTTTTTGATACTCGGAATCCACTCGCAAAAGTTTGGGAAGAATGGGAGAAAGACACCACGCCTGATCTTGCGGAACATCTGGAGACAGGTGAGCAACTGGCGATTTATACAGAGTATGAGGGGTTTAGCGAGGACGTATTTACGTTTTATGAAATTGTGAAAAATGTCCAAACAGATGAAGTACTTATTCATGAAAAAATGCAACTACGTTTTAGATCGCAAGAAGATATCACTGATACATTATTGCAAGTAGGTTTCACAGAGGTTCAAGCATACGATGATTGGCAATTTAAACAAGCTCGCTCAGAAACAAGATCGTTTGTTTTTCAGGGTGTGAAGTAA
- the mmgD gene encoding citrate synthase — protein sequence MKWEGFYCEAEPLFKPGLQDVVALETSISFLDTESERILIKGFDLIELSQEIGYVEMIHLLLEGSLPDRVQTENISQRLNKECDIAEEVWTILSQLPQTTHPMDAQRTALSVLAGFDADLEDRSVQTNVKRAYQLLAQLPDLTANSYHLLQGRARIVPDSSLSYTANFLYLLTGHIPSKLEERIFDLSLLLYSEHELPNSTFTARVIASTLSDMYGALTGAVSSLKGQLHGGANEAVMKLLLEVDSPVGFVELLQEKLKNKEKIMGFGHRVYAKKMDPRALIMKRALVDLSEHRGDDRFLQMCEAGEALMEKEKGLYPNLDYYAAPVYYMLGIPIALYTPIFFCSRTAGLTAHIIEQHDHNRLFRPRVHYTGTAYSSL from the coding sequence ATAAAATGGGAGGGATTCTATTGCGAAGCCGAACCATTGTTCAAACCAGGATTGCAGGATGTAGTCGCACTTGAGACTTCCATCTCCTTCCTTGACACAGAAAGTGAACGTATTTTGATTAAAGGCTTTGATTTAATTGAATTATCACAAGAAATTGGTTATGTGGAAATGATTCATTTATTACTTGAAGGTAGTTTACCTGATCGGGTGCAAACAGAGAACATTAGCCAACGATTAAACAAGGAGTGTGATATTGCAGAAGAAGTCTGGACGATCTTGTCACAGTTGCCACAAACAACACATCCAATGGATGCACAAAGAACCGCGCTATCAGTGCTTGCAGGTTTTGATGCTGATTTAGAGGATCGTTCGGTACAAACCAATGTCAAGCGAGCCTACCAACTCTTGGCGCAACTACCTGACTTGACAGCCAATTCGTATCATCTTCTTCAAGGAAGGGCAAGAATTGTTCCAGATTCAAGCTTATCTTACACTGCAAACTTCCTATACTTACTAACTGGTCATATTCCATCAAAGCTTGAGGAACGTATTTTTGATCTGTCGTTACTGCTGTATTCAGAGCATGAGTTACCAAATTCCACGTTTACTGCACGTGTTATTGCTTCTACATTATCAGATATGTACGGAGCTTTAACAGGGGCAGTCTCATCACTAAAAGGACAACTACATGGTGGAGCTAATGAGGCAGTGATGAAGCTACTACTTGAGGTTGATTCACCAGTTGGCTTTGTCGAATTACTGCAGGAGAAGCTTAAGAATAAAGAAAAAATTATGGGATTTGGGCATCGTGTCTATGCCAAAAAGATGGATCCAAGAGCCTTGATTATGAAGCGTGCCCTCGTCGATCTTAGTGAGCACCGTGGAGATGATCGTTTTTTGCAGATGTGTGAGGCGGGGGAGGCACTAATGGAGAAGGAGAAGGGGCTTTATCCAAATTTAGACTATTATGCTGCACCTGTTTATTACATGCTCGGTATTCCTATTGCTTTGTATACACCGATATTCTTCTGTTCAAGAACGGCAGGACTTACAGCTCACATCATTGAGCAGCATGATCATAACCGGTTATTCAGACCGCGAGTTCATTATACAGGCACAGCTTACAGCTCGCTGTAG
- the prpB gene encoding methylisocitrate lyase has protein sequence MAWIVNQTRSQKELADEFSKLVTDPTILQIPGSHDPMAGLMAKEAGFSSLYLSGAAYTASRGLPDLGMITSTEVAERARDIIRATNLPLLVDIDTGFGGVLNVARTAVEMVEANVAAVQIEDQQLPKKCGHLNGKRLVSTEEMAQKIQAIKQVSPSLYVVARTDARAVEGIEATIIRAKAYVEAGADAIFPEALEGVDEFQWMAEQIHVPLLANMTEFGKTPYYSATEFSEMGFQMVIYPVTSMRVAAKAYEEVFAQIRDTGTQKHSLDHMQKRSELYQTISYEQFEELDKNVARTVLSKDQ, from the coding sequence ATGGCGTGGATTGTGAACCAAACAAGAAGTCAAAAAGAGCTAGCAGACGAGTTTAGCAAGTTAGTAACTGATCCAACGATATTGCAAATTCCGGGATCCCATGACCCAATGGCAGGATTAATGGCCAAGGAAGCAGGGTTTTCCTCATTGTATTTATCAGGTGCGGCCTATACAGCTAGTCGAGGACTACCGGACTTGGGTATGATTACATCAACTGAAGTAGCAGAGCGAGCTCGTGACATTATTCGAGCAACAAATTTACCGTTATTAGTAGATATTGATACAGGTTTTGGTGGCGTCTTAAATGTTGCGAGAACGGCAGTGGAAATGGTTGAAGCGAACGTTGCTGCTGTGCAAATAGAGGATCAGCAATTACCTAAAAAATGCGGACATCTTAATGGCAAACGACTCGTTTCTACGGAGGAAATGGCTCAAAAAATACAGGCAATTAAACAGGTCTCTCCTTCACTATATGTAGTCGCCAGAACGGATGCCAGAGCTGTTGAAGGAATAGAAGCTACGATCATTCGTGCGAAAGCGTATGTAGAAGCAGGAGCAGATGCAATATTCCCAGAAGCCTTAGAAGGTGTCGATGAGTTTCAATGGATGGCAGAGCAGATTCATGTACCGCTACTTGCCAACATGACGGAATTCGGTAAAACCCCTTACTACAGCGCAACCGAGTTCAGTGAAATGGGTTTTCAAATGGTGATATATCCTGTAACCTCAATGCGAGTTGCAGCTAAAGCGTATGAGGAAGTGTTTGCTCAGATTCGAGATACTGGAACGCAAAAACATAGCTTGGATCACATGCAAAAGCGGAGTGAACTCTATCAAACCATTTCATATGAACAATTTGAAGAACTAGACAAAAACGTAGCGAGAACGGTTTTATCAAAGGATCAATAA
- a CDS encoding sigma-70 family RNA polymerase sigma factor — protein sequence MELKLIKKAQRGNSKAFLELFQAHEVDIYKMAFIYMKNEDDALEVVQETACRSFKKVSSLKEPRYFKTWLLRIAINSSIDLLRKKNMEVQFEDNIKDYIPIDVNEDIDLEITVKDLIDHLNESEKSVVILRFYEDLTLKEISHVLDLSLGTVKTILYRALEKLRKNIERGGFNEQ from the coding sequence TTGGAATTGAAACTAATCAAAAAAGCTCAAAGAGGTAATTCAAAAGCTTTTTTGGAATTATTTCAAGCACATGAGGTAGATATATATAAAATGGCCTTTATATATATGAAAAATGAAGATGATGCCCTTGAAGTCGTTCAAGAGACGGCATGCCGTTCATTTAAAAAAGTTTCAAGCTTAAAAGAGCCTAGATATTTCAAAACTTGGCTACTTAGAATAGCAATAAACTCTTCTATAGACTTACTTAGAAAGAAAAACATGGAGGTACAATTCGAAGATAATATTAAAGATTACATACCTATCGATGTTAACGAAGATATAGACTTAGAAATTACAGTGAAGGATTTAATAGATCATCTGAATGAGTCTGAGAAAAGTGTTGTTATCTTAAGATTTTATGAAGACTTAACTCTAAAAGAAATTTCACATGTACTTGATTTATCTTTAGGGACTGTAAAAACGATCCTCTATCGTGCTTTAGAAAAACTTAGAAAGAACATAGAAAGAGGTGGTTTTAATGAGCAATAA
- a CDS encoding IS3 family transposase, producing the protein MYSLNYEKKIRHCYTNNAHHISLDQLILKLDDYINWYNMIRSHGTLGYKASLD; encoded by the coding sequence ATGTATTCACTAAACTACGAAAAGAAAATCAGGCACTGTTATACGAACAACGCGCACCATATCAGTTTAGACCAACTAATCCTTAAACTAGACGATTACATAAACTGGTATAATATGATCAGAAGCCACGGCACGCTCGGTTACAAAGCTTCTCTGGATTAA
- the ribE gene encoding riboflavin synthase, whose protein sequence is MFTGIIEEVGTIKQIKESGEAVEMTIAASTVLTDVHEGDSIAVNGVCLTVTSFTDIEFVVDLMPETVRASSLQSLNTNSKVNLERAMHAQGRFGGHFVSGHVDGLGTIVRKTPEQNAIYYTIQVSKELRRYMINKGSVTVDGTSLTIFGVDDSSFTISIIPHTVDQTIIGDKQVGDIVNIECDLVGKYIEQFIQNPRKEGVTSGFLAEHGFTT, encoded by the coding sequence ATGTTTACTGGAATTATTGAAGAAGTTGGTACGATAAAACAAATTAAAGAGTCTGGTGAAGCAGTTGAGATGACCATTGCTGCGTCAACGGTTTTGACCGATGTTCATGAGGGTGACAGTATTGCGGTTAATGGCGTTTGTCTTACCGTTACGTCTTTTACAGACATTGAATTTGTGGTTGACCTAATGCCAGAAACAGTAAGAGCGTCGAGCCTTCAGTCACTGAATACCAACTCAAAAGTTAATTTAGAGAGAGCGATGCATGCCCAGGGTCGATTTGGAGGCCATTTTGTTTCTGGTCACGTTGACGGACTAGGGACCATCGTTCGCAAAACCCCGGAACAAAATGCAATTTATTATACGATCCAAGTATCAAAGGAATTACGACGCTACATGATCAACAAAGGTTCTGTGACTGTTGATGGAACAAGCCTGACTATTTTTGGTGTAGATGATTCTTCCTTTACGATTTCTATTATTCCACATACAGTCGATCAGACCATTATTGGCGATAAACAGGTTGGAGATATCGTTAATATAGAATGTGACCTTGTTGGAAAATATATTGAACAATTTATTCAGAATCCGCGAAAAGAAGGCGTGACATCAGGATTTTTAGCAGAGCATGGTTTTACGACATAA